From a single bacterium genomic region:
- a CDS encoding hybrid sensor histidine kinase/response regulator: MMYIPSFVLILIVSLVFVAQVQLITLTTLVLLTGVVIYLLVREGRTREVLQRVARILYKQNRSLPREERLLEDLKSRLWQVESDRILGEEFSRLAMYFDDIFQELRVQGISALSGLPERLKHVTRADSVVVYCEESSAKIHYFQEQASRVYVPSRWIIKELQEKLPPLQTREISNDEYPEAQRWIGNGSFVFTYQSMAPDGNQTNACDVPILTVLLGYRSDMAPLPREHDILVEVAQHAARALREFFVVSAVQTRGEEERLQQEKFFAHVSHDIRTPLNNIQAILDLFFLEGVSPKNENFLKVARANCRSLRDIVEELLEFTKVKNGYVARKVESIVISDIVHEVVSEFALSAESKGLMLDSKIVGTPIIEGDRKQIKRILMNLVSNGLKYTHQGGVTIRSFNSGNQVQIDVVDSGQGIPEERMRELFVPFSRLDACATDGIGLGLVLTQLLVEQNKGQIRVSSQFGRGSKFSMVFQASSAHSDVMSSALRSQEEREAELSLKVQKLESEGERKVRVILVDDDADASRSLATLLRRFSLEVYATSTVKELKELLVFWSPEVVVTDIQMPNGGIEAVKASVSNFKEIEIIALTGCVDSARLNQVRDLGVSVILKKPARPETLIAAIHDAASQVRGKGGRAEDCLGEQGGSEAEHRHIA, encoded by the coding sequence ATGATGTATATACCGAGTTTTGTATTGATTCTCATCGTATCTCTGGTGTTCGTTGCACAGGTACAGTTGATTACCCTGACAACTCTCGTCCTTCTTACAGGAGTTGTCATTTATCTATTGGTGAGGGAGGGGCGTACAAGAGAGGTTCTGCAAAGAGTAGCGCGTATTCTCTATAAGCAAAATCGATCGCTTCCAAGGGAGGAGAGGCTTTTAGAAGACCTAAAAAGTAGGCTTTGGCAGGTTGAATCAGACAGGATTCTAGGAGAAGAGTTCTCTCGTTTGGCTATGTATTTTGATGATATATTTCAAGAACTTCGAGTCCAAGGCATATCAGCCTTAAGCGGTTTGCCTGAGCGATTAAAGCATGTAACTCGAGCAGACTCAGTTGTAGTGTACTGTGAGGAGTCTTCAGCGAAGATCCATTACTTTCAAGAGCAAGCATCGAGAGTTTACGTACCGTCTCGCTGGATTATTAAAGAGCTACAGGAAAAGTTGCCTCCCTTGCAAACGCGAGAAATTTCAAATGACGAATATCCTGAAGCACAGAGATGGATAGGGAACGGCTCTTTTGTCTTCACGTATCAATCAATGGCGCCTGATGGCAACCAAACGAACGCTTGTGATGTGCCAATACTGACCGTCCTCCTCGGATATCGTTCCGACATGGCACCTCTTCCAAGAGAGCATGATATCCTTGTTGAAGTAGCACAGCATGCTGCCAGGGCATTACGAGAGTTCTTTGTTGTGTCTGCGGTTCAGACAAGAGGAGAAGAGGAAAGATTGCAGCAAGAGAAGTTCTTTGCTCATGTTTCTCATGATATTCGGACTCCGCTGAATAATATTCAGGCAATATTAGATCTGTTCTTTCTTGAAGGAGTCAGTCCGAAAAATGAAAACTTTCTTAAAGTAGCTCGTGCAAACTGTAGAAGTCTACGTGATATAGTTGAAGAGCTTCTCGAATTTACTAAAGTCAAAAATGGATATGTTGCTAGGAAAGTAGAGTCTATCGTGATCTCAGACATAGTACATGAAGTGGTATCTGAGTTTGCTTTGAGTGCCGAGAGTAAGGGATTAATGCTCGACAGCAAAATAGTCGGAACTCCAATCATTGAAGGAGATCGTAAGCAGATAAAGCGTATTCTGATGAATCTGGTGAGTAACGGATTAAAATATACTCACCAGGGAGGCGTAACCATTCGTTCATTTAATAGCGGGAATCAGGTTCAAATTGATGTTGTGGACTCTGGACAGGGAATTCCAGAGGAGCGTATGAGGGAACTTTTTGTGCCTTTTTCACGCCTTGATGCTTGTGCTACGGACGGTATTGGGCTGGGACTGGTTCTTACGCAACTTTTGGTGGAACAGAATAAAGGACAGATACGGGTATCCTCCCAGTTTGGACGAGGTTCAAAATTCTCGATGGTATTCCAAGCGAGTAGCGCGCACAGTGATGTCATGTCGAGTGCACTCCGGTCGCAAGAGGAGAGAGAGGCTGAGCTATCATTGAAGGTTCAAAAGCTGGAGTCAGAAGGAGAGAGGAAGGTACGAGTTATTCTTGTTGATGATGATGCAGATGCGAGCAGGAGCCTTGCAACATTACTCAGGCGGTTCTCTTTGGAGGTTTACGCGACCTCTACGGTTAAGGAATTGAAAGAGCTACTCGTCTTTTGGAGTCCAGAAGTTGTTGTAACTGACATTCAGATGCCAAATGGAGGAATAGAAGCTGTTAAGGCCAGTGTCTCGAATTTTAAGGAGATCGAAATCATTGCCCTTACTGGATGTGTGGATAGTGCTCGGCTCAATCAAGTGCGCGATCTTGGAGTGTCAGTTATTTTAAAGAAACCAGCTCGACCAGAAACTCTGATTGCCGCTATTCATGACGCAGCCTCCCAGGTACGAGGAAAAGGGGGTCGTGCCGAAGATTGCTTGGGTGAGCAGGGTGGATCTGAGGCTGAACATCGGCATATTGCTTGA
- a CDS encoding NADH-quinone oxidoreductase subunit B, whose translation MNALSPKAEESGFFHTRLDSAIGWFRKYSLFPYPFVTACCGMEYMAVSCAHYDTDRFGAALPRFTPRQSDLLMVVGTITHKIAPVLVRVYEQMAEPKYVVAFGACASSGGFYDNYTTVAGIDKIIPVDLYIPGCPPRPETVLDGLMVLQKKIHTDRQPIIRSHGGKQPHPELPKLLGDEIDTRLTEPV comes from the coding sequence ATGAACGCACTATCTCCAAAAGCTGAAGAGTCTGGTTTCTTCCATACCCGTCTTGATAGCGCTATCGGATGGTTTAGAAAGTATTCCCTCTTTCCATACCCGTTTGTGACAGCCTGTTGCGGCATGGAGTACATGGCCGTCAGCTGTGCTCACTATGACACGGATAGATTTGGTGCTGCTCTGCCTCGATTTACACCACGACAGTCAGATCTGTTAATGGTGGTGGGAACAATCACTCATAAAATTGCCCCAGTACTTGTTCGGGTATACGAACAAATGGCCGAACCGAAGTATGTGGTAGCCTTTGGTGCTTGTGCTTCATCTGGTGGCTTCTATGACAATTACACCACCGTTGCCGGAATTGATAAGATTATTCCTGTAGATCTCTATATTCCAGGCTGCCCGCCCAGACCCGAAACCGTTTTAGATGGACTCATGGTGCTTCAGAAGAAGATTCATACCGATCGACAACCCATCATCCGAAGTCATGGAGGAAAGCAACCTCATCCAGAGCTTCCAAAGCTTTTAGGGGATGAGATTGATACCAGACTTACAGAACCTGTGTAA
- a CDS encoding RMD1 family protein, with protein sequence MIASDNEMNKESLCIARAIAFSSEIIFDDILAMLPWAECERIEANFLQVTLGREKRVLIFRFRGLVFIGFTEEEYRSTISSICEKITALEGSWEEDEFTIQRGVAEPQVAFHSLSIPEWDIEFIHVLGQVLARSCALSLVEREVDIMLTGSEAMTSGLQKRASSWSNRKQIISHLQRVLRLRHRLIIQLSLLRDPDVVWDNEMLDRIYRRLMENFDFEDRIESVEKMLELSSEVSRLQLETISTKRSEMLEIIIILLILFEVLHTLFSLISSG encoded by the coding sequence ATGATTGCCTCAGATAATGAGATGAATAAAGAGTCGCTATGTATAGCCAGAGCAATTGCATTTTCGAGTGAAATTATTTTCGATGATATACTAGCAATGCTCCCCTGGGCTGAGTGTGAAAGAATTGAAGCGAACTTCTTGCAGGTGACACTGGGCAGGGAAAAGAGAGTTCTCATTTTCCGTTTCCGTGGATTAGTATTCATCGGATTCACTGAGGAAGAATATCGCTCAACTATAAGTTCAATATGCGAAAAAATTACTGCCCTTGAAGGATCTTGGGAGGAGGATGAATTTACGATTCAGCGCGGAGTTGCTGAACCACAAGTTGCTTTTCACTCGCTTAGCATTCCTGAATGGGATATCGAATTTATCCATGTTCTTGGACAGGTGCTTGCGCGTTCATGTGCCCTTTCACTTGTCGAGCGTGAAGTAGATATAATGCTGACTGGTTCTGAGGCGATGACGAGTGGGCTTCAGAAAAGAGCCTCCTCTTGGTCAAATCGGAAGCAGATTATTAGTCACTTACAACGAGTACTTCGATTACGTCATAGATTAATTATTCAACTTTCCCTTTTAAGAGATCCAGACGTGGTCTGGGATAATGAAATGCTTGATCGAATCTATCGACGTCTCATGGAGAACTTTGATTTTGAAGATCGTATCGAGAGTGTCGAAAAGATGCTCGAGCTCTCCTCTGAAGTAAGTCGGCTACAACTTGAGACTATTAGCACGAAGCGTTCTGAGATGCTGGAGATTATCATCATTTTGCTTATCTTATTTGAAGTGCTACATACCCTGTTTTCATTGATCTCGAGTGGGTAG
- a CDS encoding response regulator encodes MKWFLRWRQKSRYRGLAVMLRKHLGPALLEQVMDITSDRRDLLTIVAECTEENERALLEKLARKWGLQVAPRVIYTEAEHIPAEYPLEYMEQEGFIAIYRDAVFRGVICSDPSRVPEFFGDVEHFELFLAPWTEIADALHKSKQRVDELKAEEERSREEAKQQLALEIVNELVARAKSYGSGVLDIQMASRGLSYVFELPNGRVGSGTIHKAVSPALLLLLSNFARLPTSREYVVHVDDCLTRYTISWTEQEQESVSTALEKEEAKMKKESIQQDSLLATQFSTSVLIIDDNNVFGSVVERFLLREGFSVHRRDSARDALQELRQSSILPRVILCDLHMPEMNGMQFVSEVQQLQLSEHISIFMLSSDEEIENEIEAIQRGAVGFLRKTEDPRILCAHVRRAIGTDSSFSEAA; translated from the coding sequence ATGAAGTGGTTTTTACGTTGGCGCCAGAAGTCTCGGTATAGAGGGCTTGCTGTCATGTTGAGAAAGCACCTAGGGCCAGCCCTTCTTGAGCAAGTTATGGACATTACTTCCGACAGAAGAGATCTGCTTACAATAGTAGCTGAGTGCACTGAAGAAAATGAAAGGGCTTTACTTGAAAAGCTTGCTCGGAAATGGGGTTTACAAGTCGCGCCGCGTGTAATCTATACAGAAGCGGAGCACATTCCGGCTGAATATCCTCTCGAATATATGGAGCAAGAAGGGTTTATAGCGATATATCGAGATGCAGTTTTTCGAGGTGTAATTTGCTCTGATCCAAGTCGTGTTCCAGAGTTTTTTGGGGACGTGGAGCACTTTGAGCTTTTTTTGGCACCGTGGACTGAAATTGCTGATGCTTTGCATAAAAGTAAGCAACGAGTAGATGAACTCAAGGCTGAAGAAGAACGAAGTAGAGAGGAAGCGAAGCAGCAACTCGCCTTAGAGATTGTAAATGAATTAGTCGCAAGGGCAAAGAGTTATGGCTCCGGTGTTCTCGATATTCAGATGGCTTCACGTGGTCTTTCTTATGTTTTTGAACTACCGAATGGAAGAGTTGGCTCGGGTACAATTCATAAGGCTGTTTCGCCGGCGTTGCTCTTGTTGCTATCAAATTTTGCAAGACTGCCAACAAGTCGAGAATATGTAGTACATGTAGATGATTGCTTGACTCGGTATACCATCAGCTGGACAGAGCAAGAGCAAGAAAGCGTATCAACTGCTCTGGAAAAAGAGGAAGCAAAAATGAAAAAAGAGTCGATTCAACAGGACTCTTTATTGGCCACTCAATTTTCCACTTCTGTATTAATTATTGATGATAATAATGTCTTTGGTTCCGTTGTAGAGCGATTTTTGTTGCGGGAGGGATTTTCTGTACACAGGAGAGATTCGGCGAGGGATGCACTCCAAGAGCTTAGGCAGAGCTCCATTCTCCCGAGAGTCATTCTCTGTGATCTTCACATGCCAGAAATGAATGGGATGCAGTTTGTTTCTGAGGTTCAACAATTACAATTGAGTGAGCACATCTCAATTTTCATGCTCTCCTCAGATGAAGAGATTGAGAATGAAATTGAGGCAATTCAAAGAGGTGCGGTAGGATTTTTAAGAAAGACAGAAGATCCAAGAATATTGTGCGCCCATGTCAGAAGAGCAATCGGTACTGATTCTTCTTTTTCCGAGGCAGCATGA
- a CDS encoding MBL fold metallo-hydrolase produces MKTNRYELTLFNHGFLSLDGGAMFGSVPRPLWERKAHPDEKHRITLATRSLLIRNQEICALVDVGCGNKWSEKEKNIFNFQPTPLLDRSFQVEEVTDLIITHLHFDHAGGLTHRDTDGNLQLSYPNAKVWLQKENYQEAINPNIRERASYLQEHVSLLQNADLRLTDGVQEILPDIWVHQSNGHTQGLQYIEIRGGDVPVLYPSDLIPTAHHLPLPYHMGYDMCAKTLLDEKMPFLEKAIQEQALVVFEHDPETAVATIGKNEKGQYCVASRQTEREFSGETA; encoded by the coding sequence GGATTCCTTTCACTTGATGGAGGAGCGATGTTTGGCTCTGTGCCTCGCCCGCTCTGGGAGAGAAAAGCACATCCAGACGAGAAACATCGGATTACACTAGCAACGCGCTCCCTCCTTATTCGGAACCAAGAGATATGCGCGCTGGTCGATGTTGGATGTGGCAATAAATGGTCGGAAAAAGAAAAAAATATATTCAACTTTCAACCAACACCCCTCTTAGACCGGTCCTTTCAAGTTGAAGAAGTCACCGACCTCATCATTACGCATCTTCATTTTGATCATGCAGGAGGTCTCACACACCGCGACACCGATGGAAACCTTCAACTCTCTTATCCAAACGCAAAAGTTTGGCTGCAGAAAGAGAATTATCAAGAGGCGATTAACCCAAATATTCGTGAACGGGCAAGCTATCTTCAAGAGCATGTCTCTCTGCTACAGAATGCTGACCTGCGTCTTACTGACGGAGTACAAGAAATTTTACCAGATATCTGGGTGCATCAATCCAATGGACACACTCAAGGACTTCAATATATCGAAATACGTGGCGGTGATGTTCCCGTTCTCTATCCTTCAGACCTTATTCCAACGGCACACCATCTCCCTCTCCCGTATCACATGGGATACGATATGTGCGCAAAAACACTTCTTGATGAAAAAATGCCCTTCTTGGAGAAGGCTATTCAAGAGCAAGCCCTCGTGGTCTTCGAACACGATCCGGAGACAGCCGTTGCAACCATCGGAAAGAACGAAAAGGGTCAATACTGCGTAGCTTCTCGGCAGACAGAACGGGAATTCTCTGGGGAAACAGCATAG